The following nucleotide sequence is from Nitratidesulfovibrio termitidis HI1.
GCCACCACCACGACCAGCGCCGATTGTATCAGCAATACAACACTGGCAATGATGATGAGCATGGTCGTACGGATGCTCTGCGAGACCATCTGTGTCCTCTCCCTGTTCGATAGGTGAGTGTGTTCTGTAATGAGAGGTCTTGTATCTAGCATCAGTCTTGGAGTGGTGTCTATCAACCGGTGTTGTGCGTAATCGCTCGTGCGCATTGGCATGACATGCCAATGCGGATGCCGAAGAAATTGTTTTTCACGGGGATACGGTGCCCTTGTCATGGGGGATCGCCCCCGGAAAAATGCGGAAGCAGGGGGCGAGAGGGGCGGTGGCCGAAGAATAGGGGGGAAGAGGGGGCGCTGCCCGCATGTGGATGCAAAAAAGGCGCATGACCTGAATCATGCGCCTTTTGCATTCTGGCTCCCCGGGACGGACTTGAACCGCCAACCTAGTGATTAACAGTCACCCGCTCTGCCGATTGAGCCACCGGGGAACGTGGCCGTCGTTGCGGCGAAGAAGGTGTGTATGGTGAAGCGGCTTCTTTGTCAAGCGCGTGGGGCAGGTTTTCACGCTGGTGAGGCCCCCGCGCGCGCCGTCAGGGGATGCGGGCCTCCGTCTGGTCAGGCTGCTGCGGGGCGGTGCGCAGCACCAGCCAGCCGCACACCCCGGCCACCAGAGAGGCGGAGAGAATGCCCACCTTGGCGTAGTCCAGCGTGAGCGCATCGGCGTAGGCCAGTTGCGCCACGAACAGGGCCATGGTGAACCCGATGCCTGCCAGCAGGGCCACGCCGTACACGTGTCGCCAGGTCATGCCGCGGGGCAGCCGGGCCAGCCCCAGCTTCACCGGCAGCCACACGGCGGCCAGCACCCCAAGCTGCTTGCCGAAGAACAGGCCCGCCGCCACCCCAAGGGTTACCGGGTTGCCAAGGCCACCCAGCAGGTCGGGGCTGATGGACACCCCGGCATTGGCCAGGGCGAACACCGGCATGATGCCCCAGGCTACCCACGGGGCCAACGCATGCTCCAGCCTGCGCAGGGGGGTGGAAGCGTGGCGGGCGGCGGTTTCCATGGCCTCGACGGCGGCATGGCGGTGGGCATCGGCCAGCAGGTGGGCGTCGGATGCCCCGTTTTCCAGGGTGTCCAGCAGGTGGCGCCCGGCGTTCACGAGATCGCCGGGGGTGGCCCGTGCGCGAGCGGGTATGCAGAAGGCCAGCAGCACGCCCGCCACCGTGGCATGCACGCCGGATTTCAGGAAGGCCACCCAGGTCACGGCGCCCGCCAGCACGTAGAACAGGGTGCGCACCACCCCCAGCCAGTTGCCCAGCGCGGCCACGGCCAGCGCGGCAAAGCCGATGCCCAGCGCCACCAGCGAAATGTCCGCCGTGTAGAACAGGGCGATGGCCAGCACCGCGCCGATGTCGTCGGCAATGGCCAGGGCGGTCAGGAACACCTTGACCGAAAGGGGCACCCTGTCCCCGGCCAGCGAAAGCACGCCGAGGGCAAAGGCGATGTCGGTGGCCATGGGCACGGCCCAGCCCTGCGCAATGCCGGAAGGATGGCCCATGTTGAAGGCCAGGTAGACCAGGGCCGGGGCCGCCATGCCGCCCGCAGCGGCCAGCACTGGCGGCAGCGCCTGGGCGGGGCTGGCCAGTTCTCCGGCCAGCATCTCGCGCTTGATTTCCAGGCCCACCAGAAAGAAGAAGATGGCCATAAGGCCGTCGTTCACCCAGAGGATCAGCGCCTTGCGCAGTTCGAAGCCTTCCGGCCCCATGGCGAAGGGGTGTTGCCAGAAGGCATGCCAGGCAGGGGCCAGGGGCGAATTGGCCGCGCACAGCGCAAGTACGGTGCAGGCCAGCAGCAGGATGCCGCTGGCTGCCTCCATGCGCATGAAGGACAGGAAGGGGTCGAGCAGGCGATCGGCAGGGGTCGCAGGCCGTGCGTAAGAGGATCGCAGGTCGTGACCGGTGTCGTGCGTCATGTGGACTCCAATTGAAGGTTTGAAGGTGTAACTTTTGATACTATGCATGCGTTGTGGACAGTCAAGAAAATCTGGTCGCGTTTTCTGCGCATGCCGCAATCCGGAATGGGGTGTGCCGCATGCATCCGTCCGGCATGATTGTCTGCATGATGCTGGCTGTGTCTTTGCGCGTCGGTGACATTCGGGGATTTGGGGCATCAGGGTATCAGGGTATCAGGGGCATCAGGAATACTTGGGGCATCAGGAATACCTGGGGGCAAGCCCGACGGTGACGGTGGCGACAAGGGAGGAAGGGGGCGATGGGGGAATCGCACCGGTTGCTGGGGGGCGCCGGGAAGGAAGGGGGCTTC
It contains:
- the nhaA gene encoding Na+/H+ antiporter NhaA produces the protein MTHDTGHDLRSSYARPATPADRLLDPFLSFMRMEAASGILLLACTVLALCAANSPLAPAWHAFWQHPFAMGPEGFELRKALILWVNDGLMAIFFFLVGLEIKREMLAGELASPAQALPPVLAAAGGMAAPALVYLAFNMGHPSGIAQGWAVPMATDIAFALGVLSLAGDRVPLSVKVFLTALAIADDIGAVLAIALFYTADISLVALGIGFAALAVAALGNWLGVVRTLFYVLAGAVTWVAFLKSGVHATVAGVLLAFCIPARARATPGDLVNAGRHLLDTLENGASDAHLLADAHRHAAVEAMETAARHASTPLRRLEHALAPWVAWGIMPVFALANAGVSISPDLLGGLGNPVTLGVAAGLFFGKQLGVLAAVWLPVKLGLARLPRGMTWRHVYGVALLAGIGFTMALFVAQLAYADALTLDYAKVGILSASLVAGVCGWLVLRTAPQQPDQTEARIP